Below is a window of Leuconostoc gasicomitatum LMG 18811 DNA.
TTGGACTTTTTGTAACCTATATTGGTTTGAAAAATGCTGGCTTTATTAACTTTATTGTTGATCCGGGAAATATCATCACATTAAATGGCAAACCTTTTACTGGCGAAGTACATGGTGCGTTGAATAGTATTTTGGCTAACGGTAGTGTGACGCCAGAATTAACTAAGTTCAATAGTTCAAGTACGATACTAGCATTAATTGGTTTTATTATTTTAATTGTATTAGTCATGCGACGCGTTCCGGGTGCTTTTCTGATATCGTTGATAGTAACCACACTAATTGGGATTCCAATGGGCGTTACGAATACGCACATTGGTGCTGGTACGTCAGTTGGTCATGCATTTGGTGAATTAGGGCATGTTTTTGGTCAATCATTAGGGGCACAAGGATTAGGTAGCTTATTTAATAATTGGCATAATACGTCATTGGCGTTGGTTACGATTTTCGCTATGGGACTTAGCGGGTTGTTTGATGCCATTGGCACATTAATTGGTATTGGGAATCAGACAGGTATTTTTTCAAAACAAGATCAAAAAGCTTTTGATTCTAGTAATGGTTTCAATTCCAAAATGGATCGTGCGTTAATTGTTGATACGTTTACAACAGCTTTAGCTGGTATTGTCGGGACATCAAATACAACAACGTTTATTGAATCAGCATCTGGTGTGGCTGCGGGAGCAAGAACTGGATTGGCAAATATTGTCACAGCCATAGGCTTTGCTTTGATGATATTATTTGCACCTTTCGTGGGTGTTGTGCCGACAGCAGCTACGTCACCATTGCTTATTTTAGTTGGTATTATGATGATGGGCGAATTTAAGAAAATTTCATGGAAATCATTGGAGGTTGCTATACCAGCATTCTTTACTTCTGTGTTTATGGCTTTTAGTTACTCAATTTCTTATGGAATTGCGGCTGGCTTCATCTTCTT
It encodes the following:
- a CDS encoding NCS2 family permease, giving the protein MEKLFQLKENKTTVRREIVAGITTFVSMAYIFFLNPQILGQTGIPTQAVFLAAILVAVFGTLFMGLFANVPFALAPGIGMQAYFTYTIVFGFGFTWQQALAIVFLVGLVDIVITLTHGRRAIVQGIPSELKAAIGGGIGLFVTYIGLKNAGFINFIVDPGNIITLNGKPFTGEVHGALNSILANGSVTPELTKFNSSSTILALIGFIILIVLVMRRVPGAFLISLIVTTLIGIPMGVTNTHIGAGTSVGHAFGELGHVFGQSLGAQGLGSLFNNWHNTSLALVTIFAMGLSGLFDAIGTLIGIGNQTGIFSKQDQKAFDSSNGFNSKMDRALIVDTFTTALAGIVGTSNTTTFIESASGVAAGARTGLANIVTAIGFALMILFAPFVGVVPTAATSPLLILVGIMMMGEFKKISWKSLEVAIPAFFTSVFMAFSYSISYGIAAGFIFFIIVKLALGKFKEVSPVLLIVSVFFLINFVVLAFIH